One Pseudomonas sp. C27(2019) DNA window includes the following coding sequences:
- the erpA gene encoding iron-sulfur cluster insertion protein ErpA, translating into MSVESFVPTAMQFTQGAANKVKALVEEEGNPRLKLRVFITGGGCSGFQYGFTFDEEMADDDTVINREGVSLIIDPMSFQYLAGAEVDYTEGLEGSRFVINNPNATTTCGCGSSFSI; encoded by the coding sequence ATGAGTGTTGAGTCCTTCGTCCCTACCGCAATGCAGTTTACTCAAGGGGCGGCAAATAAAGTTAAGGCCTTGGTGGAAGAAGAGGGCAACCCACGTCTGAAATTACGTGTTTTTATAACCGGAGGTGGCTGCTCTGGTTTTCAGTATGGCTTTACCTTTGATGAAGAAATGGCTGATGACGACACAGTCATTAACCGTGAAGGCGTGAGCTTGATTATTGACCCAATGAGTTTTCAGTATTTGGCCGGTGCTGAAGTTGATTATACAGAAGGCCTAGAAGGGTCGCGTTTTGTGATTAATAACCCGAATGCAACGACTACTTGTGGTTGCGGATCGTCCTTCTCCATATAA
- the argC gene encoding N-acetyl-gamma-glutamyl-phosphate reductase, which yields MIKVAIVGGTGYTGVELLRLLALHPHAQVEIITSRSEEGVRVADMYPNLRENYPSLAFSVPQVEQLTACDVVFFATPHGVAHGLADEILQAGTRVIDLSADFRLQDANEWAQWYGQPHGAPHLLGEAVYGLPEVNRDAIKGARLIAVPGCYPTAVQLGLLPLVEAGLADTKQIIASCASGVSGAGRAAKVGSLFCESAENMMAYGVSGHRHLPEIKQGLQRAAGKPVALTFVPHLVPMIRGIHATLYATVVDPEVDLQGLFEQRYRSEPFVDVLPRGVFPQTRSVKGANMCRIAVQRPQGGDVVVVMSAIDNLVKGASGQAVQNMNIMFGLDEGSGLVSVALIP from the coding sequence ATGATCAAAGTCGCAATCGTCGGCGGTACAGGCTACACAGGTGTTGAGTTATTGCGTCTGCTTGCTCTGCATCCGCACGCACAGGTTGAGATAATTACATCACGTTCTGAGGAAGGTGTGCGGGTTGCTGATATGTACCCTAATTTGCGTGAAAATTACCCTTCGCTCGCTTTTTCCGTGCCGCAGGTCGAGCAGTTGACTGCTTGTGATGTAGTGTTCTTTGCTACGCCGCATGGTGTTGCGCATGGTTTAGCCGATGAAATTTTACAGGCAGGTACGCGTGTAATTGATCTGTCTGCGGACTTTCGCTTGCAAGATGCAAATGAGTGGGCGCAGTGGTACGGTCAGCCACACGGTGCACCGCATTTGCTCGGAGAAGCCGTTTACGGGCTGCCTGAAGTAAATCGTGATGCGATTAAAGGCGCGCGTTTAATTGCTGTTCCAGGTTGCTATCCGACTGCAGTGCAATTGGGTTTGTTACCACTTGTTGAAGCGGGTCTTGCTGATACCAAACAAATTATCGCCAGCTGTGCCTCTGGCGTCAGTGGCGCAGGCCGTGCTGCTAAAGTGGGCTCATTGTTTTGTGAGTCTGCGGAAAATATGATGGCGTACGGGGTCAGTGGGCACCGCCATTTGCCTGAAATCAAACAAGGGCTTCAGCGCGCTGCAGGCAAACCTGTTGCTCTAACCTTTGTACCGCATTTGGTGCCAATGATTCGTGGTATTCATGCAACTTTATACGCGACTGTTGTTGATCCTGAGGTTGATTTACAGGGGTTGTTTGAGCAGCGTTATCGCAGCGAGCCTTTTGTTGATGTGCTGCCAAGAGGCGTGTTCCCACAGACACGCAGCGTAAAAGGTGCGAACATGTGCCGTATTGCTGTACAACGACCGCAGGGTGGTGATGTTGTTGTAGTGATGTCAGCTATTGATAATTTGGTTAAAGGTGCTTCAGGGCAAGCCGTGCAGAATATGAATATTATGTTTGGTTTGGATGAAGGCAGTGGCTTAGTTTCGGTTGCTTTAATTCCTTAA
- the hemJ gene encoding protoporphyrinogen oxidase HemJ gives MTYLWIKAFHIIAVVCWFAGLFYLPRLFVYHAMSTDSISQERFTIMERKLYRGIMHPSLVATLALGIYMLYMNPALLKAGWMHIKLTLLVFLIAYHFSLGAIYRRFAQGSNQKSHVFYRWFNELPVLFLIVIVLLAILKPF, from the coding sequence ATGACGTATTTGTGGATCAAGGCTTTTCATATTATCGCAGTAGTGTGCTGGTTTGCGGGTTTATTTTATTTGCCACGCTTATTTGTTTACCACGCGATGAGCACTGATAGCATCAGCCAAGAACGATTTACCATTATGGAGCGCAAGCTATACAGAGGAATTATGCATCCCTCATTAGTCGCTACCCTCGCACTCGGAATCTATATGCTATATATGAATCCAGCGCTCCTCAAGGCAGGCTGGATGCATATTAAACTGACATTATTGGTTTTTCTAATTGCCTATCACTTCTCTCTTGGTGCTATTTATAGACGCTTTGCACAAGGCTCAAACCAAAAAAGTCATGTTTTTTATCGCTGGTTTAACGAACTGCCGGTATTATTTCTAATTGTTATTGTTCTGCTTGCTATTCTTAAGCCATTTTAG